Proteins encoded within one genomic window of Spirulina major PCC 6313:
- a CDS encoding DUF2214 family protein, protein MPLNSAIAAYIHYLSFALIFASLTLEHQTFKPELTVKEGWRMIIADTLYGIAAIAILVTGALRVMYFGQGPSFYSQNPIFWVKIGIFIAVGLLSLYPTISYLRWVKGLRDDTAPVIGETQAKVITGIIRAELLGFALIPLFASLMARGIGLT, encoded by the coding sequence ATGCCATTAAACAGTGCGATCGCAGCCTATATCCATTACCTCAGTTTTGCCCTCATCTTTGCCTCCTTAACCCTCGAACACCAAACCTTTAAACCCGAATTAACCGTTAAAGAAGGCTGGCGGATGATTATCGCTGACACCCTCTACGGGATTGCGGCGATCGCAATTCTCGTCACCGGGGCGTTGCGGGTAATGTATTTCGGCCAAGGCCCCAGTTTTTACAGCCAAAACCCGATCTTTTGGGTCAAAATCGGCATTTTTATCGCCGTGGGTTTGCTCTCGCTTTATCCCACGATTTCCTATCTCCGCTGGGTAAAAGGCTTGCGGGACGACACCGCCCCCGTCATTGGTGAAACTCAAGCAAAGGTGATTACAGGAATTATCCGAGCGGAGTTGTTAGGTTTCGCGCTGATTCCTCTGTTTGCGTCGTTAATGGCGCGAGGGATTGGGTTGACGTGA
- the pyk gene encoding pyruvate kinase, with protein MFLVPHRTKIVATIGPASRSPETIRHLIKAGMGVARLNFSHGSYDDHAVTIQTLRQVSQELHYPLVLLQDLQGPKIRVVQLPDNVILTAGETVTLGNAADGVTIPIDYPSLAEEAIAGNRILLDDGKLELTVLTVENAIVTAQVIRGGTLKNRKGVNFPELALRLPSITDKDKQDLAFGLKHGIDWVALSFVRQTDDVQALKTLLTEQGASDVPVIAKIERPQAIDHLDELVHICDGIMVARGDLGVEMSPEKVPMLQKQIIHACNQQGIPVITATQMLESMITNAQPTRAEASDVANAIIDGTDAVMLSGESAVGDYPVEAVKMLGQIATEVEPMIEFINLPPAEHTATHALSEALNVVDKILNLRWIVAFTSTGYTAKLVAAERPKAPILALTTEPKVYTRLNVIWGVTPILIKGPVDSVEVLAHRIEEVFAQYELAEPGDQVLILGGSPVQMTQGTNFLKIHTVAGI; from the coding sequence ATGTTTTTAGTTCCCCATCGCACCAAAATTGTTGCCACCATTGGCCCTGCGAGTCGCTCCCCTGAAACCATTCGCCACCTCATCAAAGCGGGCATGGGGGTCGCTCGGCTCAATTTTTCCCACGGCAGCTATGACGATCACGCCGTCACGATTCAAACCCTGCGGCAGGTATCCCAAGAGTTGCACTATCCATTGGTACTGTTGCAAGATCTCCAAGGCCCTAAAATCCGGGTGGTGCAATTGCCGGATAACGTGATCCTCACCGCCGGGGAAACCGTAACCTTGGGCAATGCGGCGGACGGGGTCACCATTCCCATTGACTATCCCTCCCTCGCCGAAGAAGCGATCGCCGGCAATCGGATCTTGCTCGATGATGGCAAATTAGAGTTAACCGTCCTCACCGTGGAAAATGCGATCGTCACCGCCCAAGTGATCCGAGGCGGAACCCTCAAAAACCGCAAAGGGGTCAACTTTCCCGAACTCGCCCTCCGTCTCCCCTCCATCACCGACAAAGACAAGCAAGACCTCGCCTTTGGGTTAAAGCACGGCATCGACTGGGTCGCCTTAAGCTTCGTGCGCCAAACCGACGACGTACAAGCCCTCAAAACCCTCCTCACCGAACAGGGAGCCAGCGATGTCCCCGTCATCGCCAAAATCGAACGCCCCCAAGCCATTGACCACCTCGATGAATTAGTGCATATCTGCGATGGCATCATGGTGGCACGGGGGGATCTTGGGGTCGAAATGTCCCCCGAAAAAGTCCCCATGCTCCAAAAACAAATCATCCACGCCTGCAACCAACAAGGCATCCCCGTGATCACCGCCACCCAAATGCTCGAAAGCATGATCACCAACGCCCAACCCACCCGCGCCGAAGCCAGCGATGTGGCCAATGCGATTATCGACGGCACCGATGCAGTCATGTTGTCCGGCGAATCCGCCGTGGGAGACTATCCCGTCGAGGCGGTGAAAATGTTGGGTCAGATTGCCACAGAAGTCGAGCCGATGATTGAATTCATCAACCTGCCCCCCGCCGAACATACCGCTACCCATGCCCTCAGCGAAGCCTTAAACGTTGTGGACAAAATCCTCAATCTGCGCTGGATTGTGGCGTTCACCTCCACGGGATACACCGCCAAACTAGTCGCAGCAGAACGCCCCAAAGCCCCGATCCTAGCGTTAACCACAGAGCCGAAAGTCTACACACGCCTCAACGTAATCTGGGGAGTCACACCCATCTTAATTAAAGGCCCCGTGGACTCCGTGGAGGTGTTGGCGCACCGGATTGAGGAGGTTTTCGCGCAATATGAACTGGCAGAACCGGGGGATCAAGTCTTAATTTTAGGAGGCAGTCCGGTGCAGATGACCCAAGGCACGAATTTCCTCAAAATCCACACCGTGGCGGGGATTTAA
- a CDS encoding Uma2 family endonuclease translates to MVRTISEQGIEQGRKPDVTVVSAKVWNANAMTYGAIAEPPQLGVEVVSTNWDDDYIDKRAEYERLGVPEYWIIDYLAVASRAYLGNPKRPTVFVHHLQGDGTYHTKLFRDTEAIASPTFPDLQLTMAQILTASQLHRW, encoded by the coding sequence GTGGTGCGGACGATCTCAGAGCAAGGTATTGAGCAGGGTCGAAAACCGGATGTTACAGTAGTCTCAGCCAAGGTTTGGAATGCCAATGCCATGACCTACGGAGCGATCGCAGAACCACCCCAGTTAGGGGTCGAAGTGGTCTCCACCAATTGGGATGATGACTATATCGATAAGCGGGCTGAATACGAGCGGCTGGGCGTTCCGGAATATTGGATCATCGATTATCTGGCCGTAGCCAGTCGGGCTTATTTGGGCAATCCGAAGCGGCCGACGGTGTTTGTCCATCACTTACAAGGGGACGGAACCTACCACACCAAGCTGTTTCGTGACACAGAGGCGATCGCCTCCCCCACCTTTCCCGATTTACAATTGACCATGGCGCAAATCCTCACCGCCAGCCAACTCCATCGCTGGTGA
- a CDS encoding Uma2 family endonuclease, producing the protein MVALTSRLSLAEFLECCPDDARYELVNGEMVKMEPIRAHKNVSRFLVKQFDHLSDRLNLVLSQRDSAE; encoded by the coding sequence ATGGTTGCTCTCACGTCGCGTCTCTCCCTGGCAGAGTTTTTAGAGTGCTGCCCGGATGATGCCCGCTACGAACTCGTCAATGGAGAGATGGTTAAGATGGAGCCGATTCGCGCCCATAAAAATGTGTCTCGTTTCCTCGTCAAGCAGTTTGATCACCTGAGCGATCGCCTCAACCTAGTGCTTAGTCAAAGAGATAGTGCCGAGTGA
- a CDS encoding LL-diaminopimelate aminotransferase — translation MVKINENYLKLKAGYLFPEIARRVATFTEANPDAPIIKLGIGDVTEPLPEACRAAMTAAVAEMGDRATFKGYGPEQGYAWLREKIAAHDFQARGCDIDASEIFISDGSKCDTGNILDIFGKDNAIAVTDPVYPVYVDTNVMAGHTGDATESGKYGGLVYLPVTAENNFTAEIPTEKVDLIYLCFPNNPTGATATKEHLKAWVDYANSHGSIIFFDAAYEAFITDPDLPHSIYEIEGARTCAIEFRSFSKNAGFTGTRCALTVVPKSLTVTASDGSVVELHKLWNRRQSTKFNGVSYIIQRGAEAVYAEAGQAQTKALVSFYLENAKIIREQLIAAGLSVYGGVNAPYVWVKTPQGLSSWDFFDKLLHTVNVVGTPGSGFGAAGEGYFRISAFNSRANVEEAMQRITTKFKA, via the coding sequence ATGGTCAAAATTAACGAAAACTATCTCAAACTGAAGGCCGGGTATCTCTTCCCGGAAATTGCGCGACGGGTTGCCACCTTCACCGAGGCGAACCCCGATGCCCCGATCATTAAACTGGGGATTGGTGATGTCACCGAACCTTTACCCGAAGCCTGCCGCGCTGCGATGACCGCAGCGGTGGCGGAAATGGGCGATCGCGCCACCTTCAAAGGCTACGGGCCCGAACAGGGCTACGCTTGGCTACGGGAAAAAATCGCCGCCCACGATTTCCAAGCGCGGGGCTGTGATATCGATGCCTCGGAAATCTTCATCTCCGACGGCTCGAAATGCGACACGGGGAACATCCTCGATATTTTCGGCAAAGATAATGCGATCGCAGTCACCGATCCCGTCTATCCCGTCTATGTGGATACGAACGTGATGGCGGGGCATACGGGCGATGCCACCGAAAGCGGTAAATATGGCGGTTTGGTGTATTTGCCGGTGACGGCGGAAAACAATTTCACCGCTGAAATTCCCACGGAAAAAGTAGACCTGATCTATCTCTGTTTTCCCAACAATCCCACCGGAGCCACAGCGACCAAAGAACACCTCAAAGCCTGGGTGGACTACGCCAACAGCCACGGCTCGATTATCTTTTTTGATGCGGCTTACGAAGCCTTTATTACTGATCCTGATCTGCCCCATTCCATCTATGAAATTGAAGGTGCTCGCACCTGCGCGATCGAGTTTCGTTCCTTCTCGAAAAATGCCGGGTTTACGGGCACTCGTTGCGCCTTAACCGTCGTACCAAAATCCCTCACGGTCACCGCTTCTGATGGGTCTGTTGTCGAACTCCATAAACTCTGGAATCGTCGCCAATCCACCAAATTCAACGGGGTTTCTTACATTATCCAACGAGGAGCCGAAGCTGTTTATGCTGAAGCGGGTCAAGCGCAAACAAAAGCATTAGTGAGCTTCTATTTAGAGAATGCCAAAATCATTCGGGAACAACTCATCGCCGCCGGATTAAGCGTCTATGGCGGTGTGAATGCGCCCTATGTTTGGGTGAAAACGCCTCAAGGGTTATCGAGTTGGGACTTTTTTGATAAACTCCTCCATACGGTGAATGTAGTCGGCACACCTGGCTCTGGTTTTGGGGCAGCAGGTGAGGGCTATTTCCGGATTTCGGCGTTTAATAGTCGTGCCAACGTGGAAGAAGCGATGCAGCGAATCACAACTAAATTCAAGGCATAG
- the dusA gene encoding tRNA dihydrouridine(20/20a) synthase DusA: protein MPVVYPVSVAPMMERTDRHYRYFLRQISRHTLLYTEMVTTAAILHGDRAKLLDFHPDEHPLILQLGGDNPQDLAECARIAADWGYDGVNLNVGCPSSRVQSGNFGACLMQQPELVAAAVTAMQRAVALPISVKHRIGVDDCDRYSDLTRFVATVADAGCEQFSIHARKAWLQGLSPKENRTVPPLRYDVVHQLKQDFPHLIIEINGGITTFAQIQDQLNHVDGVMIGRAAYDNPYLFAECDRAFFNDPHPIPSRHQVIESMLPYIENWVAQGHKVSHITRHLLQLFSGQPGTKAWKRYITEQAYQPGAGVEVVRDAIALVPQPDPVLI, encoded by the coding sequence ATGCCCGTTGTTTATCCTGTCAGTGTTGCGCCGATGATGGAGCGCACCGATCGCCACTATCGGTATTTTCTGCGCCAAATCTCCCGCCATACGTTGCTCTATACGGAAATGGTGACAACGGCGGCGATTCTCCACGGCGATCGCGCCAAACTCCTTGATTTTCACCCCGACGAACATCCCCTGATTTTGCAATTGGGGGGCGACAATCCCCAGGATTTGGCTGAATGTGCGCGGATTGCGGCGGACTGGGGCTATGACGGGGTGAATCTCAACGTGGGCTGTCCCAGTAGTCGGGTACAGAGTGGGAATTTTGGGGCCTGTTTAATGCAGCAGCCGGAATTGGTGGCGGCGGCGGTGACGGCGATGCAGCGGGCGGTGGCGTTGCCGATTTCGGTGAAGCATCGGATCGGCGTGGATGACTGCGATCGCTACTCGGATTTAACACGCTTTGTGGCAACCGTGGCCGATGCCGGTTGTGAACAATTCAGCATCCATGCCCGCAAAGCCTGGCTCCAAGGTCTCAGCCCCAAGGAAAACCGCACCGTGCCGCCCCTGCGTTACGACGTGGTTCACCAACTGAAGCAGGATTTTCCCCACCTGATTATTGAAATCAACGGCGGTATTACCACCTTCGCCCAAATTCAAGACCAGTTAAATCACGTCGATGGGGTGATGATTGGCCGGGCGGCCTATGACAATCCGTATTTATTTGCAGAGTGCGATCGCGCCTTTTTTAACGACCCCCACCCGATCCCCTCCCGTCATCAGGTGATCGAATCCATGCTCCCCTACATCGAAAATTGGGTCGCCCAAGGTCACAAAGTCAGCCACATCACTCGCCACCTGCTGCAATTATTCAGCGGCCAACCCGGCACGAAAGCCTGGAAACGCTATATCACCGAACAGGCCTACCAACCGGGGGCTGGCGTGGAGGTGGTACGAGATGCGATCGCCCTTGTGCCGCAGCCTGATCCCGTGCTGATCTAG
- a CDS encoding IS630 family transposase (programmed frameshift), with translation MVKKYVVRLSDEERQNLQEIVTTGKRAAALINHARILLKADCQQSPGWRDQDIKEALDISLRTIERVRKRFVEEGLEAALSPRPHPRRPRKLDGTTEAHLVALCCSEPPAGQGRWTLRLLAQQMVELDYVDDISHESVRPTAKKNELQPWRQSCWVIPPSQSAEFVWHMEAVLTVYQTDYTPNMPVICIDEASKQLVKETRLPIPAQPGQPERVDYEYERNGTANLFMVCEPMIGWRRVTVTERRTAVDYAHLLKTLVDIDYAQAQKIIVIQDNLNTHSPASLYKAFEPAEAQRILSRLEFCHTPKHGSWLNMAEIELSVLSRQCLSRRIPDQETLKREVDAWQDERNHQETWIDWRFTTADARLKLQHLYPSIDC, from the exons ATGGTCAAAAAATACGTTGTGCGCTTAAGTGACGAAGAACGACAAAACCTCCAGGAAATTGTCACCACGGGGAAACGAGCTGCGGCTCTGATCAATCATGCCCGAATTCTCCTCAAAGCCGATTGCCAGCAATCCCCCGGTTGGCGAGATCAGGATATAAAAGAAGCCCTTGATATTAGCCTGAGAACTATTGAGCGAGTGCGGAAACGATTTGTCGAAGAGGGGCTAGAGGCAGCCTTAAGCCCTCGCCCCCATCCCCGTCGCCCCCGAAAGTTGGATGGCACAACGGAGGCACACTTAGTGGCGTTGTGCTGTAGTGAACCGCCCGCAGGTCAGGGGCGATGGACGTTACGTTTATTAGCACAGCAGATGGTGGAGTTGGACTATGTCGATGACATCAGCCATGAAAGCGTGCGGC CAACTGCTAAAAAAAACGAACTCCAACCCTGGCGACAAAGCTGTTGGGTAATTCCACCGAGCCAAAGCGCAGAGTTTGTCTGGCATATGGAGGCAGTCTTGACGGTCTATCAGACGGATTACACCCCAAACATGCCTGTGATTTGCATTGATGAAGCGAGCAAACAGTTAGTCAAAGAAACCCGCCTACCCATTCCGGCTCAACCGGGGCAGCCCGAACGGGTGGATTATGAATATGAGCGCAACGGGACAGCCAACCTGTTTATGGTCTGTGAACCGATGATTGGGTGGCGGCGCGTGACGGTCACAGAGCGTCGCACCGCAGTAGATTATGCCCACTTGCTCAAAACGTTAGTGGATATCGATTACGCCCAAGCCCAAAAAATCATTGTCATTCAGGATAATCTCAATACTCATTCCCCGGCCTCACTCTACAAAGCCTTTGAACCGGCAGAAGCACAACGCATCTTGAGTCGATTGGAATTCTGCCATACCCCCAAACATGGCAGTTGGCTGAATATGGCCGAGATTGAACTGAGTGTTTTGAGTCGTCAGTGCTTAAGTCGCCGGATTCCTGATCAGGAGACACTCAAGCGTGAAGTGGATGCCTGGCAAGACGAGCGCAATCATCAGGAAACATGGATTGATTGGCGATTTACAACGGCTGATGCCAGGCTAAAATTACAACATCTCTATCCGTCAATTGATTGTTGA
- the tsaE gene encoding tRNA (adenosine(37)-N6)-threonylcarbamoyltransferase complex ATPase subunit type 1 TsaE encodes MTPTHILHLPDAAATLALGQHLGHILPPTVLLLSGDLGAGKTTLIQGLGQGLGIADPILSPTFTLINEYTDGRLPLYHLDLYRLDPAGVATLYPELYWDGVEVEPGIMAIEWAERLLDPPPAYLDIHLHTVEQSRQITLTWVGPVPLAWAAEFRPDTLV; translated from the coding sequence ACCCCGACTCACATCCTCCACCTCCCCGACGCGGCCGCCACCCTCGCCCTCGGCCAACACCTGGGGCACATACTTCCCCCGACGGTTCTCCTCTTGTCTGGGGATCTTGGTGCAGGGAAAACTACCCTGATTCAGGGCCTCGGTCAAGGTCTCGGCATTGCTGACCCCATCCTCAGCCCCACCTTCACCCTAATCAACGAATACACCGACGGCCGCCTCCCCCTCTATCACCTCGATCTCTACCGCCTCGATCCGGCTGGGGTCGCCACCCTCTACCCCGAACTCTATTGGGACGGTGTCGAAGTGGAGCCGGGCATTATGGCGATCGAATGGGCCGAACGCCTCCTCGATCCACCCCCCGCCTACCTTGACATTCACCTCCACACTGTCGAACAATCTCGCCAAATTACCCTTACCTGGGTCGGCCCGGTTCCTCTGGCGTGGGCGGCGGAGTTTCGCCCTGATACCTTGGTTTAG